A genomic window from Plasmodium chabaudi chabaudi strain AS genome assembly, chromosome: 8 includes:
- a CDS encoding 40S ribosomal protein S29, putative, whose protein sequence is MGCIQNVHPKKYGQGSRQCRVCSNRHAIIRKYNINICRQCFRERADIIGFKKYR, encoded by the exons atGGGTTGTATACAAAACGTTCACCCCAAAAAATACGGTCAAGGATCAAGGCAATG CCGAGTATGCTCCAACAGGCACGCCATcataagaaaatataacatcAACATATGTAGACAATGCTTTAGAGAAAGAGCTGATATAATTGGATTTAAAAAG TATAGATAA
- a CDS encoding ATP synthase subunit C, putative, giving the protein MNRFFFNTLNSSGLFQNFKFKSSFLNNGYSIASRNVTINAGNTVSNNGLYKNYNFHRFYHTSPFMCKTINTQNVNAILKDEKSCVNSKLGVRHDSGIASLSAAIALMSVGGVAQGIGSLFSALVLGTSRNPSIKDELFTYTLIGMGFLEFLGIICVLMSAVLLYS; this is encoded by the exons atgaataggtttttttttaatacgtTAAACTCTTCGGGcctttttcaaaattttaaatttaagagttcatttttaaataatggaTATTCAATAGCAAGTAGAAATGTAACAATCAACGCTGGAAACACTGTTTCAAATAATGGcttatacaaaaattataattttcacaGATTTTATCACACCTCACCATTTATGTGTAAAACAATTAATACCCAAAACGTCAATGCTATTCTCAag gaCGAAAAAAGTTGCGTTAACAGTAAATTAGGTGTTAGACATGATAGTGGTATAGCAAGTTTATCAGCCGCCATTGCATTGATGTCAGTTGGAGGG GTTGCTCAAGGTATTGGAAGTTTATTTTCAGCTTTAGTTTTGGGTACTAGTAGAAATCCATCTATAAAGGATGAATTATTTACTTATACTTTAATTGGGATGGGTTTTTTGGAATTTTTag gtATTATTTGTGTCTTAATGAGCGCAGTTTTGCTATActcataa